The genomic window GCTTTTTCCATCCAGCGGACGCGAAATGGTTCCCTGATTCGGGGCGACGTTCCCCGTCACCAGCGCATGGTACATTTTCTCGACTTTATGGGCTTTGAATAACGGGATAAAGCGTTCAAGCACATCGGAATTCGACGCATAAATCAGACATCCCGTGGTGTCGCGATCCAGTCGATGCACCGCGCACAGCCGGGGATTATTCAGCTGTTTCTGAAGACAGACCTCGACACTGTTCGGAGAAAGATTGGATTCCAATCCTGCAGGTTTATTTACGACCAGGAAATCATCGCACTGCCAGAGCACGGGAATGACAGATTCCGGCTTGATGGAAGCGTCGGACGGCATATTGACTTCCACCGTTTGACCGCTGCGCAGCTTGTGCTTTGTCATCCAAATGCGGCGTCCGTCGACAAATACATGCCGTGCATCAAGCCAGCGTTTGGCCTGATTTTTCGAACACTGACACATCTGGACGATAAAATCCTGCAATGCCATGCCCGCTTCCGAGTGTGAGACAATCCGTTTCTTCATAGTTGCAACTTATACGTGCATGATTTAGAAAAGGCAATCGGATCCAAAATGTTAAGGGTGATTTTTATGAAACGACCGGCCTTGTTCCATGTGCTCAGCATACCGCTTATTCTCCTGCTGTGTGGACTCTGCTGCAACTGCGGCAAAAAATCGGCAAATGCGTCAGCAGAACCGACGCTCTACAGTTCTACCAGCCGAATCCGCACCATGGATCCCGCGCGGGCCGGCGATGTTTCTTCATCTCTGGCAGTGGGCCACATGTATGAAGGACTGCTGCAATACGATTATACGGCCCGCCCCTATCGTCTCCGCCCTCTGCTGGCCGAGGATCTGCCGGAAATCAGTGAAAACGGAACGGTCTTCCGATTTAAAATTAGGCGCGGTATACGCTTCCATGACGATCCCTGTTTTACCGCAACACAGGGAATAGGACGTGAAGTCACGGCACATGACTTTGTCTATTCGCTCAAACGGATGGCCGATGCCAAAACATCGTCCACGGGATTCTGGACGCTTCGACACCGCATTGTTGGACTGGACGATTTCCGTGAAGACAGTCAGGGCGAGGAGCCCACTGATTACACCATTCCTGTAGCCGGACTGCAGGCCATCGATGACTACACCCTCCAAATCACCTGCGAAGAACCCTACCCGCAGCTCGTGTGGGTACTGGCCATGATTTACGGCTATGTAATCCCCCATGAAGCCGTCGCCGCCTATGGCAGGGAATTCAGTCGTCATCCCGTGGGAACCGGCCCCTATCAGCTGGTTTCGTGGCAGCGCAATTATCGCGTGGAATACAAAGCCAACCCGGACTGGACACCGCGCCTGCCAGAAATGCAAAACCAGAAAATGCCGCAAATAAAACGCATTGTACAATCGGTCATGGACGATGCAACCACGCGCTGGCTGGCCTTTCTTAAGGGCGAACTGGATTTCTATTCTGATATTTCTCGAGATTATTGGGACGTGATTTTCACCCCCGGACTAGAGCTAAGCAGAACCATGCGTGAAAACGGCATCAACCTGTACACTATCCCCAGTCTGAACATTTATTATATCGGCTTCAACATGGACGACTCCGTGGTGGGAGCTAACAAAAAATTGCGCCAAGCACTGTCCTGCGCTTTCAATACAGACGAATGGCTCTCCTATTACAATGGACGCATTCGCCGCGCCTACGGCCCCATTCCTCCCGGCGTCGCCGGACACACCGACGGTAAATCAGCCCTTGCCTTCAACCTGGATAAAGCACGCACCCTGCTGGCCGAAGCCGGCTATCCTGACGGCATTGATCCCGAAACCGGACATCGTCTGGAATTAACGCTGGAACTCGGTCAAACCGACACCGAAATGCGTGAATCAACAGAGTTAATCGTCGATTTCTTCGACCAGATAGGCGTGCTGCTCAAACCCAGCTACAACAATAAACCCGCCTTTTTCAAAAAAATTGAAAAGCGACAGGCACAGATGTTCCGCCTCAGCTGGTTTGCCGATTATCCCGACGGGCAGAATTTTCTACAACTGTTCTACAGTGCCAATGCGTCACCCGGCCCCAACCGCGTGAACTACGTCAATCACGATTTTGATACATTGTATCGTCGGACATCCACCATGCAGGATACCCCCGACCGCACCGCCCTATATCAGAAAATGGCTGAACTCGTCAAAGAAGACTGCCCATGGATATTCATGCACTTCCCTGTGGATTATGCATTAACACGTGACTGCATCCAAAACTTCATCCCCAGCGACTTCCCCTACGGCATGGACAAATACTTAAAAAAATCAACCACGCCGTAGCATACGGCAATCCCCTAGCACCAATGTCCCAAGTCGCGAATGGTGTACATCTCAGCCCATCCACCACGCATCTTACGTGCACCACGTTGTCTGTTCTCACCAAAATAATCCCGATGTTGCTCAAAAAAGTCTTCTACGAAGTCCTGCGAACCGAACACCACCCCATCAGTAAAGAAACGACTTCGACATTGCAGCCGTTCGAAATCTGATATCTTCATTCGTTTTTTCAGCTTATCAGGAATCGCATCCCTATCCAGCATAGCAAAATGCGGATTCTTACACACCTCGCGATACATCAAAATACGCTCCCAATACAAATCCGAAGCCGCACCCCACATATCCACCTTTTCCTTCGCCCGCACCTCATCATCCAATCGCTCCACCCCGGAAACCAGCTTCATAATACCCTGACGAGCACACACAACGCCGCCCATCGCCTCGCCCAGCCCGCAAAATCGATACTCCTTCGGATCATCAACGATCCCGGCGCGCACCGGATTCATTTCAATGTATGCCGCCATGGTGCGCAACGCCCGGCCATCTTCCACCAACACACTTTTAAAACGTCCCTCCCACAACGTGCCATAACGTCCGACGCCACGATTATACCAGCATGAAAAACGCTGCTTCACCTGCTTCATAAACTCGCTAATATCATGCATACGCACAAGATAGCGTCGTTTATCCGCCAGCATATCATCCACAAGTCCAACCGCTTCCCACGCCTTCCAGCGCCCGTATATTTCCGCCACTTCATCCTCTGAATACAGATAGGCCAAGTGCTTCACAAGCTGCTCATCCGACAGCTCCTGCACATCACCCCGATCCGGTTCTTCCAATAATACATGAACATGATTGGTCATAATCGCATAGGTCAGCACCTTCACCCCGGTGAACCCTTCCACACGGCGGATAAGCCCTCGCATGTGCTCCTTTTCAACATCACCCAGCAACATATCGCGATTAACAATGCGCGACATACAGTGATAATACGCAATATGGTCTCTTTTAATTCGTTTACGTCTCATGCGTGTAAAAGACCACAGTACGACATGGAATGCAAGATAAAAGTTAAGTATAGGATGGAGATATTTATATAATATTTAATACATGCTTGCTATTTTCTCCAAAAATAACTAATAATTACGCATATGTTACGGCGGAAAGGGGTATGAAATGACAGCTGAAGCGATTCATGAACTTAAAATCCAGCAATTGACAGCCAGTCTGCTTGCCTTGGACTATGTATCAGTCAAAAGCCTGCTAAAAGATGAAATCGCAGAGCAATCCGCTTTACTGACCATCGAAAAGCTGCTTGTTCCCGCGCTGGATCGCATTGGCGGTAACTGGGACGAAGGCACAGCGGCTCTTTCGCAGGTCTACATGAGCGGGCGTCTCTGCGAAAAAGTGTTAAATTCATTAATGCCGCAGGAAACCGAATGGCGGCTTGAACAACCCAAGATGGCCATCGCCGTGCTCGAAGACTACCACTTTCTCGGCAAACGAATGCTTATCACAGAAGTTATGACCAGCGGGTATTTTATAAAAGATTACGGCAATATGAGTGTAGACAGTCTCATCGCCCACTGCATCAAGGATCAGCTGGATGGACTCATGATCTCCACCTTGATGCTGCCTTCGGCACTGCAGGCTAAAAAAGTGATCACCCAGCTACGTGTCGACATGCCGGAATTGAAGATCATCGTTGGCGGCGCCCCATTTCGTCTTGATCCGTCATTATGGCAGGAGGTGGGTGCCGATGCCATGGGGTCGAGTATCGGGGATGCCCTTCTTTTCATAAAAACTTTGAAAGGCGGAAAACAATGACGCCTATGGCACGAGTATTAACGACGCTGAGTCACAAAGAACCGGATCGCGTGCCGCTGTTTCTACTATTGAGCATGCATGGCGCGCGTGAAATGGGCGTATCCCTTAAAACATACTTTTCTAACTCAGATCTAGTAGCGCAGGGGCAGTTACGGATGCAAAAGAAATTCAGTAATGACTGCCTTTATGCGTTTTTTTACGCTGCCATAGAAATTCAGGCATGGGGTGGTGAAATCATTTTTCGTGAGGACGGTCCGCCTAATTCGGGACAGCCCTTTATTCAAAAGAAGGAACAAATCCGCCGGCTTGCAGCTCCTGCTGTGCGAGATTCAGCTTGTTTGTGTATCGTGCTGGATAGTATCCGTAAAATGAAGCAGGCGGTGGGCGGCACCATTCCCGTCATTGGCGTCGTGATGTCGCCCTTTTCCGTCCCGGTGATGCAAATGGGATTTGATCACTATATTGAATTAATTTACGAGGAGCCGGAGCTTTTTGCCCTGTTAATGCAGCATAATGAAGCTTTTTGCATCGAGTGGGCCAATGCCCAGCTGGATGCGGGGGCTACGGCCATTTGTTATTTCGATCCGATCTCATCGCCCACCATGATTCCGCCGGAACTGTTCAGGAAGACTGGATTCCCCACAGCCGCACGCGTTCTCCCGCAGATCAAAGGTCCGTCAGCCATGCACTTTGCCTCTGGCAGATGTGCGGCGATCATCCCCGACATATACAAACTTCCCACGCCTATGATCGGAGTGAGCATAGAAGAAAATCTGGCAGAACTTAAAGAAGCATGCCGTGGAAAAGTTTCCCTGCTGGGCAATCTTAACGGGATCCGTCTACGAAAAGCCGAGCGCACAGAAGTCAGCACTCTGGTTCGGGAAGCCATAAGGCAGGCGGCTCCGGGCGGAGGATTTATTTTATCAGACAATCACGGCGAAATGCCATGGCAGGTAAGCGAAGACACATTGCTTGAAATAGCAGACGCTGTGCAAACCTACGGACAGTATCCCCGATTATGCCTTTAACCTCTGATATCGATTCACCGGATTTGCAGGTCACCCATTACGCCATGATTTTTGACATGGCGGAGCAACTGCTTCAGTTGACATCGGAAAAAGCGGTCATTGAAGTTATTTTCAACATATTCAACATGATATGCGCACCGACATGTCAACACATGCTCATGTTTGACGAAGAAGGCCGACCAGTCGACATATTGAGCAACCCGGCGACTGCCGTTACTGATCCTCAGCTTTACGAATGGATGGCCGCATTCACCAATGATTTTAAACGGACGGAGTCCGGCGATGGATTCATGATAAATATTGATTGTGAAGATGCTCGGCGAACCACCTTGCTGCTAACGGGCATCCGATTTCCCAACAAAATGAATCAATACATCAATTTTGCGATGACCATCAGTCCGTTACTTAAGCTGGGTTTGTCCAATGCACGTAATCTGGAAAGACTTCAGCGGGCAAATGACGAACTGAACATCGCCCGTATGGATGCAGAGCGTCTGGCAGACAAGGCCAATCAGGCCAATCAGGCCAAACGGCTTTTTTTAGCCCGTGTCAGTCATGATATACGCACCCCCATGAGCGGCATCATTGGAATTGCGGATCTACTGGAAGCAACCGGCATGACAGCGGATCAGCACCGTCTAGTTAGTCTGATAGGCTCAAATACCAAAGCACTGCTGGAACTGCTCAACGACATTCTGGACTTCTCTAAAATCGAAGCGGCTAAATTGATCCTTCATCCTCAGCCTTTTGATCTCTTTATGCTCATCAACGATATCGTTACGCTCATGAACATCGTTGCGAATGAAAAAAAGGTCGAGTTAACGCTGACACTGGCGGCAGGTGTGCCACAATATATCACAGCCGATGCTATGAGAATTCGCCAGGTCTTAAACAACCTTTTAAGTAACGCGCTGAAATTCACCAAACAGGGATCGGTGCATCTGGACGTTGCGATAGACGACACCGAACCCGTCAGCGAAAACCAAGATATACGCCTGCGACTCCGTGTGGCCGACACGGGAGACGGTATTCCTGCCGAGAAAATGCACCTGCTTTTCCGTACCTTTGAACAACTGGATGGCGAAGCGGATCAAGCACATGCCGGAACAGGGCTTGGACTTGCGATATGCAAACAGCTTGCAGAGCTGATGGGGGGAAGGATGGAGGCACAAAGTGAACTTGGTAAAGGCTCGATCTTTACGTTTACCATGCGCTGTTCTGTACCTATGCCGCCCGATACTCCGACCACACAACGGGAACAATCCCATATAAAGACTGAGGCGCAGACAAGTCAGCCGATCATTACGACGACCATGAGCGTACTGCTTGCCGAGGACAACAAGGTCAATCAATTATTAACTGCGCGTCTGCTCAACAAATTAGGGTTTCATGTCGACATCGTTACAAACGGACAAGATGCCGTAACAGCACTGAAGAACAAACCATACGACCTTGTCATCATGGACGGCCACATGCCGGGCATGGATGGAGATCAGGCCGCACGATATATACGTAACCCGGCCGCCGATGGACTACCGCACGATATCCCCGTCATTGCCTATACCGCCGACGCATCGCCCGCAGGCAGAGAATTCTATCTAGCCGCCGGCGTCAACGAAGTGATGATCAAACCACTCAACGCCGAACGTCTAAAAAAGGCATTATTGGCAATTCCCGCGATATCAAACAAAATCAACAGTCCGGGTTTGTAAAAGCTAAGCACAGCATGGATATACATATCCTTGTTAATGAATTTTTTATACATCGCACATCGTGAGTGTATCACAAGAAAGCGATTACTTCAACAAGAAAACTATTATATAGGTTGGAGATATTTATATATTTTGATGTGGTTTTATTCTCTGGACAAAACAAAATCGGCAAAAGAGAATTCACGATGTTCACCCATGAAGGAGTAAGACAATGAAAGCGAAAAAGAACGACCTGACAATTTTTATTTCGTCTAAAGAGGCCACCTGCGATGAATGCGGGCAGCAGCTTGGTCAAAACGCCTGGATCATGCTTAAAGAAAACAAAAACGCGGTGTGCCTGAGCTGTGCAGATCTTGATCATTTGGTCTTTCTGCCGAGGGGCGACACGGCGTTGACGCGGCGTTCCCGCAAGTATTCCAAACTCTCCGCCGTCGTACTGAAATGGGCAAGACGTCGCAGGCGCTATGAGCGGGAAGGCGTGCTGGTGGAAAATGAGGCTCTGGAATTAGCCGAAAAGGAATGCGATGCCGATGCCGCGACGAGGGAAATCCGGAGAGCTGGTGCAGCGATTCGTCGCGCGGAACTGGATCTGGAGTATATCGATCGCTTTGCGGAACGAGTACGGGAACTTTACCCCAGCTGTCCGAAAGGCTGTGATAAAACCATTGCAGAACATGCGTGCCGAAAGTACAGTGGACGCGTGGGCAGAAGTGCGGCAGCGAAGGAATTAGAGGAACGGGCGGTCATATTGGCGGTTCGCGCTCACATTCGCCATACCGAAACAACCTATGACGGTTTACTGTCGAATGGCGTCGACCGAGCTGAAGCACGGCAGATCATCGGCTCGACCGCTTCCGAGGTTGAACACAAATGGGGCGGTCATACATAAACTTGCGCAAAAGAAAGACAGGAAGCGATGACAGAGCATAATGAAAATGTCCAAAGGAGAAAACACGCCATTATCTGCGGCCTTGCTCTAGCTCTGACATGGGTGGCAGGTCTGGGCGAAACACCACTGAAAGCACTGTGGCCAGTGATAGTGGCCTTGATTTTTGTGGTGGTTACACGCAAGGCCCTATACGGCCTGCTGACCGGATCCTTTGCCGGGGCACTGCTTCTTTCCAACGGAAATCCGTGGCAGGCCTATCTTTCGCTTTTTTCCGACCATCTGGCACCGAGTCTGTCGAGTTCATGGAAGGTGGGCGCGATTGCCTTCACGCTTATTCTGGGAGGCTTTGCGGCCATTCTAGACGCAGGCGGCGGATTCCGGGGCATCCTTTTGTGGTTCATCGGTGATCATCGTCATGCCGCAAAGCGATTTCAATGGGGAGCATTTGGACTGGGGCTGATCTGCTTCTTTGACGGACTGGCCAACAGCATGATGGTGGGACGGATTTGTAAAAACATGGCAGAGAAATGCGGTGTTTCACGCGTTAAATTATCGTATATCGTGGATTCAACCTCCTCAGCGGTGGCCTGCGTGGCCTGTGTTTCCACCTGGATCGCCTATCAATTATCCATGATCAAGGAGAGTTATGCGCTGGCAGGGCGCGAGGTGAATGCCTACGTCGTATTTCTTCATTCTATTCCGTACAACTATTACTGCTGGTTCACATTGATCCTACTGGCGGTCTGCATTTCCCGTGATTTTAATCCGGGCTCCATGCAGCAGTATGAAACGGAAACGCGCGCCAAAGAAAAGCAAGAGGATGAAGCCATGGAAAAGGCTGCCATCAATGACCCGGGCAGTCACACGGTACTGATTCCGCTGATCGTCTTAATCAGTGCTTTTTTTATCGGGTTTTATGTTTTAGGGAGCACGGGCGAAATGTGGCCGGTGACCTTCGACAAAATCGCGACCTCCTTCGGATCCAATGCCGGCCCGCTGGTCATGGTACTGGCCGGCTCCATTGCATCGATCACGGCTTTGCTGCTTTTCCCCAAGCAAATCGAAAGGAACCGATTAGAGCGAGGACTGCGAGCCTTTTGGAACGGTGTGGAATCATTAATTGCGCCGGTATTCATTCTCGTAGCGGCCTGGATGATCAGCAGTGTGCTGTCTGAGCTAAAAACGGCGACAATGCTGGCCGATCTTCTACCTTCCGGGGGCGCACGAATCCTGCTGCCATCGCTGATCTTTATTATTGGGGCACTGATCTCTTTTTCCTGCGGAACATCCTGGGGAACGATGGGCATTCTCTTTCCGCTGGCGATTCCCGTGGCAGCCATCGCCTGTCAAGATCTGACCCCGGATCAACAAGAATCCTTTCTGCATCTCTGCGTAGCGGCGGTTTTCAGCGGGGCGGT from Spartobacteria bacterium includes these protein-coding regions:
- a CDS encoding RluA family pseudouridine synthase, whose translation is MKKRIVSHSEAGMALQDFIVQMCQCSKNQAKRWLDARHVFVDGRRIWMTKHKLRSGQTVEVNMPSDASIKPESVIPVLWQCDDFLVVNKPAGLESNLSPNSVEVCLQKQLNNPRLCAVHRLDRDTTGCLIYASNSDVLERFIPLFKAHKVEKMYHALVTGNVAPNQGTISRPLDGKSALTHYRVIRQSADASLLHVRIETGRTHQIRRHFAAIKHPLIGDTAYFGNAPVPDIWRNAPRQMLHAASLAFPHPESGERIRVSASDPRDFTQWTGRLLR
- a CDS encoding cobalamin-binding protein gives rise to the protein MTAEAIHELKIQQLTASLLALDYVSVKSLLKDEIAEQSALLTIEKLLVPALDRIGGNWDEGTAALSQVYMSGRLCEKVLNSLMPQETEWRLEQPKMAIAVLEDYHFLGKRMLITEVMTSGYFIKDYGNMSVDSLIAHCIKDQLDGLMISTLMLPSALQAKKVITQLRVDMPELKIIVGGAPFRLDPSLWQEVGADAMGSSIGDALLFIKTLKGGKQ
- a CDS encoding methylcobamide--CoM methyltransferase MtbA produces the protein MTPMARVLTTLSHKEPDRVPLFLLLSMHGAREMGVSLKTYFSNSDLVAQGQLRMQKKFSNDCLYAFFYAAIEIQAWGGEIIFREDGPPNSGQPFIQKKEQIRRLAAPAVRDSACLCIVLDSIRKMKQAVGGTIPVIGVVMSPFSVPVMQMGFDHYIELIYEEPELFALLMQHNEAFCIEWANAQLDAGATAICYFDPISSPTMIPPELFRKTGFPTAARVLPQIKGPSAMHFASGRCAAIIPDIYKLPTPMIGVSIEENLAELKEACRGKVSLLGNLNGIRLRKAERTEVSTLVREAIRQAAPGGGFILSDNHGEMPWQVSEDTLLEIADAVQTYGQYPRLCL
- a CDS encoding response regulator, with product MPLTSDIDSPDLQVTHYAMIFDMAEQLLQLTSEKAVIEVIFNIFNMICAPTCQHMLMFDEEGRPVDILSNPATAVTDPQLYEWMAAFTNDFKRTESGDGFMINIDCEDARRTTLLLTGIRFPNKMNQYINFAMTISPLLKLGLSNARNLERLQRANDELNIARMDAERLADKANQANQAKRLFLARVSHDIRTPMSGIIGIADLLEATGMTADQHRLVSLIGSNTKALLELLNDILDFSKIEAAKLILHPQPFDLFMLINDIVTLMNIVANEKKVELTLTLAAGVPQYITADAMRIRQVLNNLLSNALKFTKQGSVHLDVAIDDTEPVSENQDIRLRLRVADTGDGIPAEKMHLLFRTFEQLDGEADQAHAGTGLGLAICKQLAELMGGRMEAQSELGKGSIFTFTMRCSVPMPPDTPTTQREQSHIKTEAQTSQPIITTTMSVLLAEDNKVNQLLTARLLNKLGFHVDIVTNGQDAVTALKNKPYDLVIMDGHMPGMDGDQAARYIRNPAADGLPHDIPVIAYTADASPAGREFYLAAGVNEVMIKPLNAERLKKALLAIPAISNKINSPGL
- a CDS encoding DUF2293 domain-containing protein, with product MKAKKNDLTIFISSKEATCDECGQQLGQNAWIMLKENKNAVCLSCADLDHLVFLPRGDTALTRRSRKYSKLSAVVLKWARRRRRYEREGVLVENEALELAEKECDADAATREIRRAGAAIRRAELDLEYIDRFAERVRELYPSCPKGCDKTIAEHACRKYSGRVGRSAAAKELEERAVILAVRAHIRHTETTYDGLLSNGVDRAEARQIIGSTASEVEHKWGGHT